In Bombus terrestris chromosome 6, iyBomTerr1.2, whole genome shotgun sequence, a single window of DNA contains:
- the LOC100650724 gene encoding uncharacterized protein LOC100650724: protein MKASTILLLSFASWVVAHPGLPHSEKVEDNSKKVKEERQEKLNVLIENLISLKDKFVPLQLSENRKLEELGTYNVVQQNIEKFGIPASPIAFFLSKDNFIISTILNVIGTAKEVIGTAKEVIEAIKSNVKKVIKLPLLVREEKTPGNVERLRPKLH, encoded by the exons ATGAAGGCGTCAACGATACTACTGTTGTCTTTTGCGTCGTGGGTAGTGGCGCATCCAGGTCTTCCGCACTCGGAAAAAGTCGAGGACAATTCG aaaaaagtaaaagaagagaGGCAAGAGAAGTTGAatgtattaattgaaaatttaatatcattGAAGGATAAATTTGTACCATTGCAACTGTCTGAAAATAGAAAGTTAGAGGAACTGGGGACATATAATGTAGTGCAGCAGAATATCG AGAAATTTGGAATTCCTGCGTCACCAATAGCGTTCTTTCTTAGCAAGGACAATTTCATCATTTCGACGATTTTAAATGTGATCGGAACAGCCAAAGAAGTGATTGGAACAGCCAAAGAAGTGATTGAAGCAATCAAAAGCAATGTTAAGAAAG tgATAAAGTTGCCTCTCCTCGTGCGTGAAGAAAAGACACCAGGTAATGTAGAACGCCTACGCCCGAAGTTACATTGA